CCGCAGTGCGGTGCGTAGTTCGAGCCCGGCCTGTGCGGCCAGGGCGTCCGGTCCGAACGCGCCTCGTCGGGGTACCGACTCCAGGATCAACGCGGACTCGTCGTCCAGCATGTCCCGTGGCTGTTCGGGGCCACGGACCGGCGGGGCCAGGTCGGCGCCGATCCGCCCCACCTCTTCCAGGATGTGCGGTACGCCGGTGACCAGCCGGGCCTCGGGATGCTCGCGGAGCAGCTCGTGCGCCCCGACCGACATGGCGGAGGTGACCGGTCCGGGCAGCACCATCGACGGGTGCCGTAGAGCCAGCGCCCGGCGCAGGGTCTGGGTGGCGCCGCTTCGGGCCGCCGCCTCCACCAGCACCGTTCCGATCGTCGCCGCCGCGATGACCCGGTTCCGGGTCAGGAAACGGGGGCGCAGCGGCGCGGCCCCCGGAAGCCACTCACTGACCAGCAGGCCGACGTCGGCGATCCGGTCGAAGAGGGCGGTGTTCCCCATCGGGTAGGGCCGGTCGACCCCACAGGCGAGCACCGCCACGGTCAGGCCACCAGCGTTCAACGCGCCACGGTGCGCGGCGGCGTCGATGCCGAACGCCCCGCCGGAGACGACGGTCCAGTTCCGGTCGGCCAGACCGAAGGCGATCTCGGTGGCGACGTGCAGCCCGTACGGGGTGGCGGCCCGGGAACCGACGACCGCCACCGAGCGGTGCAGCGCCTCGTCCAGCGGCCATGCGCCACGTACCCAGAGACAGAGCGGTGGCGCGGTTTCCTGGTCGACCCTGCGGTCGGCGCTGGCCAGCGTCAGCCGGTTCAACTCCTGCACCCGTGTCGGCCACTCCTCGTCCTCGGGGGTGACCAGTCGCGCGCCCACCCGTTCGGTCTGCTCGGCGGCGATGTTCGCTGCCTCCCACGGATCCCCGGCGACGAGCCGGGACTCGACCCTCGCCCGCAGTTTCTGGTCCGCCACCTCCCCGGCGAGCAGGCGGCGCAGCGCGCCGACCGGCCCGAACCGCTCGACCAGCCGGAACACCGATCGGGTACCGGGTTCGACGAGCCAGGTCAGCGCGATCCGGGCCAGCCGCATCTCGTCCATCCCGGAAGACGTGCCGGAGGTTGATCGAAGTGGATCCGTCATGCCAGTCTCCCGGTTCGTAGTTGGGTCGCCTCGTCCACGTCGCCGAAGTCCGGTCGCTCTCGGCCGTCCAGGTCGGCGATCGTCCAGGCGACCCGGATCACCCGGTCGAAGCCACGGGCGGACAGGACGCCGCTGTCGAGCAGCCGCCGCAGCGTCCGCGTGTCGTCGGCCGGCAGTCGCCATCGGGGTCGGCGCAGCTGTGGCCCTGGCACCTCGGCGTTGATCCGCCATCCGCCGGCTGCCCAGCGGGCGGCGGCGGCAGCCCTGGCCCTGCCGACCCGTGCGGCGACCACCACGGAGGATTCGATGGTCAGCCCGGCGTCCATCAGCTCGGACGCGGTCAGGGGATTCAGCGTCACCTGTACGTCGATCCGGTCCAGTAGCGGGCCGGAGAGCCGGCCAAGGTAACGGCGCCGGGCGAGCGGCGTGCACTCGCAGGAGATGTCCCCGGAGGGCTTCGCACAGGGGCACGGGTTCGCCGCGATCACCAGTTGCACCCGGGCGGGATATTCCGTGCCGCCCCTGGCCCGGGTCAGGACGATCCGGCCGCTCTCCAGCGGTTGGCGCAACGCCTCGAGCGCGCCCCTGGTGTATTCCGGGGCCTCGTCGAGGAAGAGGACACCACGGTGTGCCAGCGACACCGCGCCGGGCCGGGCCAGCCCGGTACCGCCACCGACGAGGGACGCGATGGTCGCGGTGTGGTGCGGTGCCTGGAACGGCGGTCGGCGCAGCAGCCGGCCGTCCGGAGGTAGCAGACCGGCGATGGAGTGCAGCGCGGTCACCTCCAGCGCTGCCTCGTCGTCCAACTCGGGCAGGATCGAGGGCAGCCGCTCGGCCAGCATCGTTTTGCCGGCACCGGGCGGGCCGAGCAGGGCCAGGTGGTGGCCTCCGGCCGCGGCCACCTCCAGGGCGCGCCGGGCGAATCCCTGACCGGCCACGTCGGCGAGGTCGGGTCCGGGGTGGGCGGCGGGCGGCTGCCCGGCCGGCGGCTCCAGCAGCGGAGCGCCGTCCCGGATGAACGCGACCAGCCGGTGCAGGCTGTCGACGGCGCGGACCCGTACGCCGGGGACGACCGCTGCCTCCGCGGCGTTGTCCAGTGGTACGACCACCCGGGTTATCCCCGCCCGGGCCGCCGCCGCGACCATCGGCAGTACACCCCGGACCGGGCGTACGGCTCCGTCGAGTCCCAACTCGCCCAGCACTGCCACCCGGTCGAGTGGGGCCAGTGGCAGTTCGCCCGATCCGGCGAGCAACGCTGCCGCGATGGCGAGATCGAACGCCGACCCGAACTTCGGCAGCGTCGCGGGGAGCAGGTTGACGGTGATCCGGCGATTCGGCCAGCGCTGCCCGGAGTTGACGATGGCGGCGCGTACCCGGTCCCGGGCCTCGTTGAGCGCGGTGTCGGGCAGGCCGGACAGCACGACGGTGGGCAGTCCCGACGCCAGGTCGGCCTCGACCTCGACGAGATGCCCGGTCACGCCGACCAGCCCCACGCAGAGCACCTTGGCGTAGCTCATCGGGTGGACTCACGGGTCACGTCGTTCGGCACCGGCATGGGAACGACGGTGCCCCGACCAAGGGTGGCCCGAAAGACCGGTGGGCCGGACCTGTGGACAACCAGGGGTGCTGTGGATATCCGGACGATCAAGTGCTCACTGTGCTAGACGTACCGTCCAAGTGGCCGTCCGCAGGCAGTCCTGCCTGCCGGGACGGCTCCGGTCAGGCCGGCTCGGCCGGCTCGGCGCGGACGTCCAGTGGGCGCTCGAATGCGGTCTCCAGGACCACGATGGTCTGGGTTCCGGTGACCCCGTCGATGCCGAAGATCCGTCGGAGCGTCCCCTGTAGCTCCTCCGTGCTGGCCGTCCTGATCTTCACGAGCACGGACGCGGGGCCCGCGATGATGTGCGCTTCCTGGATCTCCGGCAGGGCCAGCAGCGCGTCGCGGGTCGGAGGGTCGCCCATCCAGGCGTTGGAGTCGATCAGGACGAACGACAACACGCCCCGGCCGACTTCGGCCGGCGTGATGTCGACCGTGGTGCGGCGGATCACGTTTCGCTCACGGAGCTTCCGGACCCGTTCGTGGGCCGCCCCGGCGGAGAGGCCGACGGCCGCGCCCAACGAGGCGTACGACTGTGTGGCGTCGCGCTGCAACTGGGCCAGCAGTGCCCGGTCCGTTCCGTCAAGCACATCCTGCTCCGCGTGTGATCTGGGACATCATCGGCTTGACCATACAGCATTCGGCGTACAGGCTGAATTCCTGAACTTTATCCTTTGCGCCCATTGGAGGTTCCTGGTGTCGGACGTCATCCCCGCGCGGTTCCACCTCGTCGACGAGCGGTTCGCGGACTGCAACGGTGACTACGTCGTCGAGCGTCTGCACACCGGCGCGCGGAAGGCGGAGGGACCGGTGTACTTCGCCGCCGGTCGCTATCTGGTCTGGAGCGACATCCCCAACGAGCGGCTGCTGCGGTGGGACGAGACGACCGGCGCGGTGGGGGTGTTCCGGCATTCGTCCGGGTACGCCAACGGCAACACGGTCGATCGCCAGGGCCGCCTGATCACCTGCGAGCAGGGCAACCGGCGGGTCACCCGGACCGAGTACGACGGCTCGATCACCGTGCTGGCGGACCGGTACGACGGCAAGCTGCTGAACAGCCCGAACGACGTCGTCGTACGGGCGGACGGCTCGGTGTGGTTCACCGATCCGAGCTACGGCATCAGCGACGACTACGAGGGCAACCGGGCCGAGAGCGAGATCGGGGCCTGTCACGTCTACCGGATCGACCCGCAGACCGGCCAGGTACGCATCGTCGCCGACGATTTCACCCGGCCCAACGGGTTGGCCTTCTCCCCGGACGAGCAGCGGCTCTACATCGTCGACACCCGGCAGGAGCCGAGCCACATCCGGGTCTTCGACGTCACCCCCGACGGCGGACTCACCGGCGGGGGCGTCTTCGCCGAGTGCGAC
The nucleotide sequence above comes from Plantactinospora soyae. Encoded proteins:
- a CDS encoding DNA-processing protein DprA, with translation MTDPLRSTSGTSSGMDEMRLARIALTWLVEPGTRSVFRLVERFGPVGALRRLLAGEVADQKLRARVESRLVAGDPWEAANIAAEQTERVGARLVTPEDEEWPTRVQELNRLTLASADRRVDQETAPPLCLWVRGAWPLDEALHRSVAVVGSRAATPYGLHVATEIAFGLADRNWTVVSGGAFGIDAAAHRGALNAGGLTVAVLACGVDRPYPMGNTALFDRIADVGLLVSEWLPGAAPLRPRFLTRNRVIAAATIGTVLVEAAARSGATQTLRRALALRHPSMVLPGPVTSAMSVGAHELLREHPEARLVTGVPHILEEVGRIGADLAPPVRGPEQPRDMLDDESALILESVPRRGAFGPDALAAQAGLELRTALRKLSMLEQLGLVIRRDDGYVLAPAAARPSSGPAGQPVQNR
- a CDS encoding Lrp/AsnC family transcriptional regulator encodes the protein MLDGTDRALLAQLQRDATQSYASLGAAVGLSAGAAHERVRKLRERNVIRRTTVDITPAEVGRGVLSFVLIDSNAWMGDPPTRDALLALPEIQEAHIIAGPASVLVKIRTASTEELQGTLRRIFGIDGVTGTQTIVVLETAFERPLDVRAEPAEPA
- a CDS encoding SMP-30/gluconolactonase/LRE family protein; the encoded protein is MSDVIPARFHLVDERFADCNGDYVVERLHTGARKAEGPVYFAAGRYLVWSDIPNERLLRWDETTGAVGVFRHSSGYANGNTVDRQGRLITCEQGNRRVTRTEYDGSITVLADRYDGKLLNSPNDVVVRADGSVWFTDPSYGISDDYEGNRAESEIGACHVYRIDPQTGQVRIVADDFTRPNGLAFSPDEQRLYIVDTRQEPSHIRVFDVTPDGGLTGGGVFAECDFGRFDGIRLDDAGRVWAAAWDGLHCFDPDGTLLGKLLLPESVANLTFGGPKRNHLFIAASTSLYALRVTFGGARYPD
- a CDS encoding YifB family Mg chelatase-like AAA ATPase, whose translation is MSYAKVLCVGLVGVTGHLVEVEADLASGLPTVVLSGLPDTALNEARDRVRAAIVNSGQRWPNRRITVNLLPATLPKFGSAFDLAIAAALLAGSGELPLAPLDRVAVLGELGLDGAVRPVRGVLPMVAAAARAGITRVVVPLDNAAEAAVVPGVRVRAVDSLHRLVAFIRDGAPLLEPPAGQPPAAHPGPDLADVAGQGFARRALEVAAAGGHHLALLGPPGAGKTMLAERLPSILPELDDEAALEVTALHSIAGLLPPDGRLLRRPPFQAPHHTATIASLVGGGTGLARPGAVSLAHRGVLFLDEAPEYTRGALEALRQPLESGRIVLTRARGGTEYPARVQLVIAANPCPCAKPSGDISCECTPLARRRYLGRLSGPLLDRIDVQVTLNPLTASELMDAGLTIESSVVVAARVGRARAAAAARWAAGGWRINAEVPGPQLRRPRWRLPADDTRTLRRLLDSGVLSARGFDRVIRVAWTIADLDGRERPDFGDVDEATQLRTGRLA